The genomic segment AAGTGTATTTTTAGATACCCTTAAAATTTATAATACATAGTATTTTTTCTTAAACTTTGGGAATCACCACTACTAATTGtagatgaaaagaaagactacttGGTTTATGTAGACATTATCTTGAATATAGTGCATTTTATTATGTCAAATACCATTGGGCTTTGTGTAGTCTCTATAATGTAGGGTTTCCATGCTCCATGCAAAGAATAAACAGGAGAGAATGCAAAACTTTTCTTAATTTCTGcttaagttaaaaaaaacttgCGTCTACATAGTAGTGTGTATAAAATACAGGCAAGAATATGCAGatattgttttcttcctttaaaaatgaaaaaaaaatcttccttgttTCACATTAAAGTTCACATTTCACTTTGTTCGAAACAAAGATCAGTAACATGAAACATTCTCTACTATATAATATTGAAATTCAGAATTTAAATAAGCCTTATAGCCCAGTTCATAATTGCATTGCATTAACAACTTAACTcccattttatttataaatcaagACATAGAAAAGttaatttcttctcttttttggaAAAGCGTTAGTCATCTCGCAGGCCGTTTGGTGCAGGCATTGCAAGAACGACAACCTGAACTGAATATTGATCAGAGAGATATTCTGTGTGTTCAAATTGCTGGACTGTGTCATGATTTAGGTAAGCTAGTTCTTTGTTAATACGTAATatgcatataaaaatattataccATTCCAAACTATTTCTTGTGATAGTTTTGTTGTAGAAATGATGGGACCCAAGCCAGCACTTCAGagaaggaaaggtttatttgcgcaggttcatagcaaagagtAAATGGCCTGAACCCCAAGTGGGATTCAGGGACTTCCTTATATAGTGGTGATGACGCATCCTCCCCATCTCGCCATCAACCATCTGTTGGTTTTGGAAACACCTCTCAGGAGTTGTCCTTGGGTTACAGAGATATAGTGTCTATAGaatgtcataatacatgggtcagccAATGGACAGTACATCTGGtcttttgaggaactaacaatatatgTCTAATACACAAATCAACAGATAAGCAGGCGGATGGGCTAAAATAGATTCCTTGCCTCAGCATATTTTGGATGCAGACATCCTTTCTGCTGATACTATAACTCATGTCTAACCACGTTTTATCCTAAGAGCAAGCTAAGCAGTTTATATGTAGAGAAGTTCAAACTTAATATCATGGAGccttagtttggttcaggcttgaggcctacctttTGGTTTGGCCTGCCACCTTagttttaacaactgtattaacTTCTGCATTAACTTGATCAAATGTATGTAGCCCTGAGAAAGAAAAATTCAGATTTCATGTTTCTGGAAAAGGAGTAGGGTAGAATTGTAAAATATTGCATTCAACATAAGACAGGTGAGCCAATTTCTATACAAAGGAATAAATCAATACTAATTTGATGTAAACTGTGTCAGTATTTAAAATGTAGTTGCTGAGCTTTAAGGTTATAGATAGGGTTTACAAAAGTCAATTTAATTATGAAATGCCTCAACTAGAATTCATTATTTTGACTCTTATCTGTTGTAGAGATATGGTAATTCAGTGTTTGTCAACCAATGGAATGTGACTTGGGGGTACATAGAAATAATCTAGGCGGGGTGACAGTCCACTCCAAATCCTATGAGAGAGATAGAAGGTCACAAGGCCAATCCCGTCAAGTATGCTGAAACAAAGAGAGTTAAACATCTATAGAAGTATATTTCTGCTGTTGCTGATTGGAGCTTTTCAGTCCCAAATaattgattttgttgttgttagctttCTGCCACCTGCTTTCAAGTCCTAGATTactttctgttcatttataacaAAGACCTAAACTGTAGCCAGCCACCAATTTTGTGTCGAATTCTGAGATATTTACAGAAATAACTGTAAATGACTCTAGTGCCACTGTTTGGCTTTGCAGCATGCCAGCTTTTTAATAATACTcatttaatgttaatatttagaAACATCTAAAAGAAAGGTAAGGCAGGAGGATCTTGCCTTGGGAACTCTGGCAATAGTTTAGCATAATTATTCTATGAAAGGAAAACTAAACATGGTTTTAATATGTAATGCAGTTGTTAGAAAGATAAATCGTGTGTCTTATCAATTAGCATAAATAGTAAGTCCAAAGGTTTTCCTATTTTGAGGAACTGATTACAAACCACGTTTTCAATAATGTAACAGGAAGAAGATGCCACTTTTTTATTTCTAGCTTGTTTCTATGCTTAATattgcttttaaattttaaagttcTACTCTATAACGTAAATTACTTATTTCAACATGATCTTTTCAACATAATTAAAACAACTGAAAACAGTTTGAAACTTAAATTCTAGTGTAATTGttaatcagagagagagagggagtggatCAATGGTGGGTTATGaacggtacgccccagtacgggcgtaccggtgcctaccaggagcaccaggtatcaTTCCGAtacagtgctttggagggcccacccacccgcccacgctTCTTACCGATATTTGAGGTTTTCGGGGATTCCGTGCATGCGCACGGACCATACAGCAGCTAGAGCATCATGGAGCATCgtgggcggtaagtacgcatgcgcatgtggtggacgccaggccccattgcatcatatcggttgcaatgggatccggaacccaccactggagtggatTAAAAAATGACCAACTCAGGTTCAATAAACAATAAATGAATACTTTTGCTATAATAGATTTAGTAATACCATAATTTGAGGAACATTTGTCTGTGTATCTGAGTATATCTTTATGCAGTTAAAAACATGCAAATACATCTTAACTCTGCCAAATATTAATtgtataatctttatttttagGTCATGGACCATTTTCACATATGTTTGATGGAAGATTCATTCCACTTGCTCGCCCGGGATTAAAATGGAAGGCGggtattatttttcttattaagtTTATATGTATTGTAAGTGAGACATGctcatggagattctcaatcatccaggtcatggttgtcccaaaggtgcttttccaaaaggcaactgggcttccttggggttttttcccacttgaaaatgttttacttcttATCCAacaggcttcttcagttctgaccgaatggtggggaatggaaggatttatattctttgcagttatCTGGCTGTTAGCACTCTGAGAATAGATCATTAGCTCTCTGAAAGTCATTGAGGTCagttgggggtttatctgtgtctcAGAGTTAACTGAATTGGTCTGGAAATAGGTGTGTGGAACCTTCtgggactgctgaaaggactgtgttgtagacaggagataggtggtgtcatCCCCCCCTCTCTGTTTAGAGGGGgcttttcatttttaacatagatgacctaacagagttggaaggaatcttggaggtcatcttgtcccaccccctgctcacacaggagacctgtactagggattagaactgccgacctttcttattgacaatcttcgtgtcttagctactgagcaaCCAAATGAAGTAGCAATCATAAGCTGCCGGAACTAAAAAGCATTGTAGACTTCCCTGGCTATGTATgccattcttttaaaaagaagtgaTTTaacatcttatctatctatatatatttacAGCATGAGCTGGCTTCCGTTCAGATGTTTGAATACTTAATTGATTCCAATAACTTAAAGCCAGACATGGAAAAGTATGGTCTCCAGCTTGATGAAGACATACATTTTATCAAAGAACAGATAGCAGGTCCTGTTGAGGAGAAAATGGGAGACAAAGAGGTgagttccatttttttcatatctTATCTAAATGTTGTGCAATTTACTAGAATGAACGGGGATCAGAAGAGGAAAGGGGCAAAAGGCAAGGTCACTAGTTTTAGttagttgtttatttttaatatgtaaaGTGCAGGAGTCCAATAGCAGAGCAAACAGTTGCATGCGGAAAGACCCAGGCTTAGTCCTGACATTTCTGAGGGTGGAAGATGCTACTTGCTGACATGTTGAGAGCCATCATTAGAATAGatgtataaatgttttttttccaatcctgttcaaataaaaaatacaaattactTTCAACATTGCTGTAAAATTAAAAACTGAACTCAAAAATGAGGGAGAGCttgtaggaaaattttgaaacgTCATACAGAATTAAGATATCCACTAGGGGCACATATATAAACTCTTACTCAGATATGACATGGAGACAGAACAAATAAAACATTGCATGTTAAAAAAAggtgcaaaatgttttaaaaagacattatACAGAAATGGGAATAATTATGGAATACATCTATAatgggtgggcaattaattttcccaaggggccacatAAAAAACTGGGACTATTGTGGACAATGCCTGCTACCCTGCTGTCCACTCCCATGCTGCACTGATGCCCTGCCCCCTATGCCAACACTGTGCCACTGTCCTGCCCCCTGCTGCCACCTTTCTCCCATCACTGCTGCTGCCTCAGCCCTCACACCCCGCTGTCATTGGCGGGACTGGGACTGTCCACTGTTTAATTTTTTATGATTAAAATACAGATTATAGCAATTGATATGCTGCAGCATTTGCAAAACTTTGGAAAgttacttcttaaaaatcttggTTTGATTGTTTTAACTTGTTTTCACCAAGAAATAGGTACAAATATTAATTCGAAGACGGTATATGCTTACATTTTTGTCTTTCTCATCCAGTGGCCCTATTGTGGTCGTTCCAAAAACAAGAGTTTTCTTTATGAAATAGTGGCTAACAAAATAACTGGCATTGATGTTGATAAATGGGACTACTTTGCCAGGTATGGAAACTTTACTATTTACTGGtcttgaaaacatttttataagCGATATTGGAAGTCTTTTGTGTACAATGCCTTCaacaaagtgattttttttctttgtatatttttttgCAGTTAGACTTCTTCAATGTTACgtggttttaattgtttttatgctatttgtattattatatattattttagatTATTAGTCATTTTGATGGAAAGGCAAGCACacacagaaataataaataatataatgtggtactgtgtttccccgaaatggcaacatgtcctgataataaggccatgctacatttttctggtgggcaaaaatataagccgtcccctgcaaataagccccctggacaaaccccccacctctggccaggcagagcaccactcaccaacctagcggtatcccgaaggtgccaagccgcgggaactgggggggggaggcaaaggtaaTCGCGTTGCttagtgccttcgggataccgctaggttggtgagcggctctgtgctcagctgaagaggggggttgccgtgCAGTTGCTCTctgccgggcacagcctcatgggcaaatggctgtgttgcgctgtcgcagcagcgcaacacagcagctgtGAAGTGATTACACTCATGAGCACCCACCCGACAAACCCCAGGGCCAGCTGctggcagagcgtacaaccatagagtgtacgcccagagcggctactgccggaagactcagtttggaagccgcagaaaaagccatgtggaGGCAGCAGCAGAGGTCCCCTGGTTCTGcggagagagctgggccagggcatcatgaggctgggaggcgtgcAAGCGACAGTGGAACAGCCgcttgcgcaacccccctctccagccgtgcagagcgttATTTACTGCCatttcgaaggtgccaagccgtgggagccgggCGACCGCGAACAGGCGCccacgcggcttggcgatacccctccGTCAGTGAAAGGGGATTGGCCAGGTGGCTGttcgtgagcgtggtcgcttgatggttgctgtgttgcgctgctgagacagtgcaacacagccattcgcccatgaggctgtgcccggctctttgggagcctgctcgcaagagagcagccacccagcaaccccaaaacaataaacccctcataataaggcccaagccatattttgtgtgtaaaaagaaaataagaccctgtgttattttcgggaaaacaaggTATCCTTTCAAAAGATATCAAACTGTattcatatatttaaaaagtaagcaAGAAATGGGTAGACCTTAACTCAGTCTTACCTCAAACTATATTATATcatgtattttaataaataaataaatgaagaagaaactAAGCTATTAATTGGATCACTTTGGGAAATTTTTGATAAGCCACTAGGTTGGTATCAAATGTCAATTATCAATTATTTTCATTCTACCTTTACAATATCTTGACTGGTAGCACTATCCCTATTGATTCTGCAGAATAATACATCAAAGAGCTGTAGAGGAAGAAGCTTGAATAAAAATAAGTATTGTAACCGGTCTACATTTGATGTTTTTTTGAGTGAAATGATACTTGTGGATCTGTAATTCATAGTAGAGAACAATATGGTGGAaaatgagaaagaatgttgttcaGATGATAGCtatgactttaagtgtgtgtcaATGTGTATTGTTTTATAATTAAAATTCCAACTTTTATGAATTGTTTCATATTACGGGAAACTCCTTAGGAACATCAGataaattaactttaaaatgtCTATCGCTATAGAGCGTTGAAATTACTGATTTGTTTCATATTCATTGTCTATTTTGGTTTAATAATTTTTCTACTGTTTTGCTTTccataaataatattttgaaacagTACTGTATATTAATTTGTGTGCAAtaatatttattagacttattgtAAATGTATTCATATGCaaactagattttaaaaaaaattaattgaatgGTCTTATTTCTCTTCTTGGAATATATTCAGGGATTGTCATCATCTTGGAATTCAAAACAGTTTTGATTATGAGCGCTTCATTAAATTGGCTCGAGTGTGCCAAGTGAAAGATATGATGCATATTTGTACCCGCGACAAGGTAAATTCCCTTAGACAGATTgtgtattttgtttatttcacAAAAGTATCTCTGTTGGAGAATTTTTActgattaaaataattttatctttATAGAACCCTCATACAAATTTTTTGCAACCGTCATTGTATTACTGTgttcaagaacagtttttttttaaaaaaaaaccactattattatttagaaaaacAAACCAATATCAGAAACCTATAGTAAAATTGATACAATAAGATTGCAAcaataaacataataaataatGATCCTTTTTAGACTTATGAGAAGCTATGAATGGGATGAGAAGTATAAACTCTTGATATATAGCATTACAtagtaaatattttattcataataAATGTTCCAGAAATGTCCCCTATTTCTTCAAAAGAGTCAACAGTATTCATTTCTGGATATCTAAGGAAAAAGCATTTGGAGAGAATATTATTACTGACCATTAAAATTAGTCAGAGATTTTGCAAGTGGACAGTTTTGTGAATTAGTTGGTTAATATTACCCTCAATGCTGTATTGTTTTGCAACTATAGTTTTAATAACAGAGAAAtaatatgttttatatttaaaagGAGGTTGGAAATTTGTATGACATGTTCCACACACGAAACTGTCTGTACCGCAGAGCATATCAGCACAAAGTTGCCAACATTATTGAAATCCTGTAAGTATGAAAGGATCTACTCTGTGGGAGTTGTTGATCAAATCAACActtataaaaatatgcattttaatagttttaaatCTGCATATATTTCAATGAACAAGATATTATTTGAAGAAATTATATCTCTACATGATTAGGGAGGAAAATGCTGCTTCAATAAGGTTTGATGTCTAGCTgtactttttataaataaattgtgTGCAGTTAACATACTTAGAAGAGTCATTGATTTCTCAAAAGATTTTTAATAAATTAATCTAGCCAATTAACTTTTTCTCTGCTAATGTAGCTCAATTGAACataccctttcctttccctcttaaTCATTGTCAAAGTAGATTTCATTGAAGAAGgtaaatattgtttatatttaagtataattaaatatatagttTCTGAAAATACAGTTTTTTATAATTTCCAATTTGTATCATCTATTTCATATTAGGATTACTGATGCCTTTCTAAAGGCTGATCCACATATCGAAATAAAGGGCTCAGGTGGAAAaaggaggaagctagctatcttgaccccttccagtccggcttcagacctggttacagcacagaaaccgctttggtcgcattgaccgatgatctctggagggccagagatggaggctatgcgtccatcctggttctccttgacctctcagcggctttcgataccatcgaccatggtatccttctgcgacgactgcgggaggtgggagtgggaggcactgttctgcggtggttctcctcctacctctcggacaggtcgcagtcggtgttagtcggggggcagagatcgtccctgaggcccctaacatgtggagtacctcagggttcggtcttatcccccctactatttaacatatacatgaaaccgctgggcgagatcattcggaggcacgggataaaataccatcaatatgcggacgatacgcaattgtatctgtccgccccgtgccaactcaatgaagcggtggacgtgatgaaccagggtctggaggccgttaagaactggatgagtgctaacaaactggtgctcaacccggataagaccgagtggctgttgtgtttcccccccaataatttggctaatacaccaacgcttaggctggggggtcaaattttatacccctcagatagggtccgcaacttaggagtcctcctggatccacagctgacttttgaccaccagctgtcagctgtgaccaggggggcatttgcccaggttcgcctggtccgccagttgcggccctacctagatcggggggctctcacaacagtcactcgagcccttgtgatctctagactggaatactgcaatgggctctacatggggttgcccctgaagtgcatccggcgactacagctagtccaaaatgcagccgcgcgagtgatagtgggcgcacctcggttcgcccacgttacacctgtcctccgcgagctgcactggctacctgttggtctccgggtgcgcttcagggtactgatgaccatctttaaagcactccatggtagtggatctgggtacttgagagaccgccttctgccgattacctccctaaatcgaccaatcagatcgcacagactgggcctcctccgaattccatctgccagtcaatgtcgactggcgaccacacggaggagggccttttctgttgctgccccgaccctatggaacgagctccccatggagatccgcaccctcaccacgatccagaccttccgcgcagccctcaagatctggctctcccaacaggcctggggataggcttccaattacccgcccgagtgtttgattgctgaatgaaagttgtgttttattatttttcttttgttcacaaagtgttttgttttgaccttgcacttcccctcccctgtggttgtaagccgccctgagtcccctcagggaaaagggcggcatataaatcccaataaaaccaaaccaaaccaaaccaaaaatgtTCCGGATCTCTACAGCACTGGAAGACATGGAAGCCTATACCAAGCTGACAGGTGAATGTGTGGATTCTCCAGAAATTCTTATCCCACTAAGCATGAGAAGTATTTTTCTCAGGTTTCAGTTTTGTAGCAAGGTGCTATTATACTGTAACAGCGTTTCCACCGAAACGGCAAATCCTTTCAAAAACAAGGTATTTTCTGTTTGTTGGGAGGTTACTGGTTGCCATTTTAGACTTGGAAAAAGATGTCTTATATTTTTTCATGGGTATAAAAATATTTAGTTAGCTTTAATAATTAAGGCATTAAAGAAGAACTGACGATTGTAGCAAAGACCAAAGAACAGGTGAATAAACGACAGGTTGGTTtacttgatcaaggttaaaattaGACTTTGTTACGAAGTTCTGGCAACCCTTTACAAATTCTTTGCTGACACCAGGATTGAAAAGTTGCTGTTTTATGGGTTTGCTTATAGATATGGGATGGGATATGGGATGAAGAGCTATTTATTTGTTGCCATATAAGATGTGAAGGGTTACTAAATTTGTCTGTACTTGTAATGAaggttggaagtcacttctttatttcgcttcattttctttatttttcctcccatattttgttctttctattctcttttctttcttttagtttgcattattgtttattattgaaATTGGTAACAAAATATATATGAGGATAATTATTTATATAACGCTTTCTGGCAGATGAAATCTTTTTGAAGATTCTACATTCTGATGAACCAGAGCTGAGTGATGCACGTGAAATTCTGTGTAAAATACAGCAGCGCGATCTCTTTAAATGCTTGGGAGAAACGCAGCCACCAGAGGGCAAGAAAATTAAAAAGGTTGAGACAATTTGCATTGGTTAAATCATTTAATTGTATGAAGTCATTTAGCTATAATAATTGAACaatcattcattttctatatcttttatattttctaaatataaCTCTCTCATAAAATTCATAAAGTTTGGCAATATTTTGAGACTTGGATCATTAAAAATAGGGAACGACGACTGAGGGCATCTAAAAATGTTGCAGGAAGTAGCATTATTGCTACTTCTGATGTTATGTGCAAAATGgtatatgtttatgtatacatgtattttatttaaaacatttttataattgCCCATCTTATACCAAACTCTGCGTAGCTCTCAATCAAGAATATAAACCACATAAAAactcattaaacaataaacattaTAAGCAAAAAAAACTGGCATCCAGTCAAGCTTCTAGCAGTCACCTCATCCTATCCCAGCACTTggaggaaaagccaggtcttcagtGGTTTTTTGAAAGCTAGGAGAGTGCCACAAAAAATACATGCTTCCTCGCTCCCATAAGGTAGCAATGTTTTGGAGAAGGGATGAGAACTGTGCCCAACCTATCAGACCTGGTAAGACAGGTGGACGTCCTTAGAAAAAAGGCAATCTTGCAGATAACCTTGGTCTGTGCCATGTAgagttttaaaggtgataaccttTAAACCGAATTCTTAATAGCTTGAGTGCTCCATTTCTATACTAATAAAACTCTCGTCTCATTGAATTGGAtgaaatggtgcatcataggACAACAATTTCTGAGCCAAGTTACTTCAAATGGAGTAACTTACAGAATGCTTCCAAAATCTGGAGCCCATGACTCCCAAGGGATAAAATTTTGGAAAGTCATGGCTGCTATCATATGTGATCTTTATTTTCAAGCTTCTCTGACAGTTTCTGAGCCAGTCTCACAGTCCTTTGCTTTCCCCTCCATGCAGCAGCAGTTTCTTATCTGCCTAcctgaaagggaagagaaggaaatgggggggggggggagagagatttcCAATGTTCCTTGACAGATTCCCAGATGGGGAAGGCAGTAGGAAATTAGAAGCAGTGCTTCTATTTTGACTGTTGCCCCCCCAAACATTATTCCTTCTTTAGGGTacggaaatatttctgaaacaatAAGCCAACAGGGCAAGGATTATCTAATCAGAACTAATGTTTCAGTGTTTGGGTTATAGAAAATCATAGAAATGAGCCCTTTCATCCCAGTTGCACAGGAAAAGATGAGGTGGCAGCCTTTTGTAATTACTGGGTAGTGAACTGGGTAGCaggaagaaaatgtttttgaACATTGAAAAATCCCGTTGCAATTAGTTGAAACAGACTGAATTAAGTAGGACTTTGTCCCTTTGCAACAGAATGTTCAATGAGTTAATTAAAATGTCTAAGGCAGACAGCCATCACAGGGAATAAAAAAGACAATTGCTCATCTATATTCGTTCTATTAGtgcctttaattttcttttttggaTAAATTCACTTGGAGCTGTTTTCTTTAATTGTTTGCACAAAAGATAAAAAATTGCTGTCTGGAGCCAAATGTTATATTTACAGCTCTTGTAGTATAGCTTATTATTCATTCTTAAGTTTTGCAAAATATTCAAAAGTGATAATTGAATACTTTGTGAATTGGCCCAAATGAAACATCTCATCAAACAATAAAGCAGCTCATTTAGGAAGATTGCATGACTGCAGTTTCCATTTGCATGTATACATACAAAACATACAGAAACTTCTATTGGAACTAGCAGTAGAATTAAATTGCTGTGCAGGCACACATGCTTTCAAAAGGCTTATACCTCACAAGAtactaaaaaaaaccctccccaaaacctttatttcaaaaatgaatttTCCAATAAATTAATTTCATATTTAATAATTATGTTTTGTGTTTCTTAATTATACATTAGTGTAGATTTTCCAATTCTTCATTCCATAGTTCTATATATAActaatattcttatttttctttttgtaaaattgaaTTGTTGCTTTTCATTCATAAGAGTGCTGCATCTTAATACTGCAGGTACCTTAGAGGCTGCTAGGTCATATGAGCCATAGCTTAACTTAAGCTTAGCTTAACCCATACTTCaattacatactgtatattttcaagaaaatgttatcgtACATTTTTATCATGAAATAACAAATACTAAAATACACCAACCtatattttccttctctttgtaATGGAGATTAACTTCACTTCCAACTTCAGTCCACCTGAAGAGTTTAGAATTCTCTTGCCAATATAGATGACTTTTGATCTAATTCCCAAAAATTTCTAATTttgaaaattatataaatatacatattcatatacataGATGATACCAGTATATAGATATACCGTAATAGCAATTATATATTTGTTGCAGTAAATGATACATATAACTCAAATATTTTTCTAGGTATTAATCAAGTTTCTGAAATTACTGTTGTCTGCTGACTCAATGAAAAGTTAAAAATGTTATGCCTTCCAGGAAGATCATGATGGATTGCGAGCTGGAATTGTTAATTCCAAACCTGATACAATCTCTGTAGATGTGGAACTGAAGGCTGAAGATTTTATTATTGATGTAAGTAAGATGCTTTTTTGGTTTTGCTTTAccagaatatctgtagctcagagttgaaatgaggggttcttAGTGCTATCTGAGTTTGCTCTTTttgttgcagatgcttcattacccaaactaggtaacagcgTCAGTGCTACCACTGATCATTAGCAGTAATGATGTTatttagtttgggtaataaaacatctgcaagaaaacaaccaagctcaggttttgttttttttatagaatatctttgctttcttaacatgtatgtatataaattatTAAGTGTGCTTTATTTTGATTTTGTCCTATACAGAAAGGTTATTAATATGGATTatggaatgaaagaaaaggaCCCTATCAATAATGTTCACTTTTACTGCAAGACTGACATCACTCAGGCAGTTAATATTACAAGAGAACAAGTAAGTAAAAATGGGAGTGTTTGGTTTTGCCAGTTTAATGTGTTGGTTTTAAAATAGCCACTATATTGCAGGTGGTTCTCCATTTATGAGCATATTTGAGCCCAGGATTATGTTCAGAAGTCATGAGGTTATCATGTGACCATATCTGAGTTTACAGTGGGTTTTTTAGCCGTTGTAACATGAACCCTGTGGTTGTAGTGCAAATcctgcaattattaagtgaatcctttGTCCTCAGCCATTTTTTGCCTGAAATCAGAAGTAAATCAGCTGGttgctgaaaaa from the Thamnophis elegans isolate rThaEle1 chromosome 5, rThaEle1.pri, whole genome shotgun sequence genome contains:
- the LOC116509696 gene encoding deoxynucleoside triphosphate triphosphohydrolase SAMHD1-like encodes the protein MSNGSREGALKLAWPTSSADDFQTPQKRGVAAADSAGSTSLHPRSWDTEQLCAFLQEQGLEAAELQRFREHKITGKTVPTLTESHLEKMGICAVGVREKLLICLRKLAQSQSYTEIAKVFNDPIHGHIEMHPLLVRIIDTPQFQRLRYIKQLGGTYYVFPGASNNRFEHSLGVSHLAGRLVQALQERQPELNIDQRDILCVQIAGLCHDLGHGPFSHMFDGRFIPLARPGLKWKHELASVQMFEYLIDSNNLKPDMEKYGLQLDEDIHFIKEQIAGPVEEKMGDKEWPYCGRSKNKSFLYEIVANKITGIDVDKWDYFARDCHHLGIQNSFDYERFIKLARVCQVKDMMHICTRDKEVGNLYDMFHTRNCLYRRAYQHKVANIIEILITDAFLKADPHIEIKGSGGKRFRISTALEDMEAYTKLTDEIFLKILHSDEPELSDAREILCKIQQRDLFKCLGETQPPEGKKIKKEDHDGLRAGIVNSKPDTISVDVELKAEDFIIDVINMDYGMKEKDPINNVHFYCKTDITQAVNITREQVSQLLPEKFAEQIIRVYCKKKDKKIIEAATKYFNQWCLDKKFTKPRDGDVVAPKLSPKKGSNKDDENQDSNRNRSGSNCRAKLF